The Candidatus Brocadiaceae bacterium genome includes the window TGAAGAAGTAGAAACAGACGACCAGATTCTTCTGGCTGACGGCAGTATCGAATTAACCGTTGTCAAAATATCAGGAAAAAATGTTATCTGCAAAGTCCTGGTTGGGGGCGAGCTTTCTTCCCATAAAGGCGTAAATATTCCGGGAAGTTCTTTATCAGTAAAATCACTTACAGAAAAAGATGGTAAAGATTTAGCGTTCGGGCTGGAAAAAGGAGTAGATATTGTTGCTCTTTCCTTTGTACGAAGGAAAGAAGATATTTTGCAGGTAAGAGAAAGAATAGAAAAGGCAAACAGGCGTATTCCACTTGTTGCAAAAATTGAAAAACATGAGGCGCTGGAGAATATTGATGAAATCATTGATCTCGTAGATGGAATTATGGTGGCTCGAGGAGATTTAGCCGTGGAGACGGCGCTGGAAAGGGTTCCGCTCGTGCAGAAAATGATAATTCAAAAATGTAATCTTGCCGGTAAACCTGTTATAACTGCCACTCAAATGTTAAAATCTATGGTAGAAAATCCCCGGCCAACAAGGGCAGAGGCCAATGACGTTGCCAATGCCGTGCTGGACGGCACCGATGCCGTCATGCTTTCCGAAGAAACTGCGACGGGAAAATATCCTGTTCAATCAGTTCATACAATGGCAAAGATTATCGAAGCTACTGAGTCAGGCGAAATTACCAGAAGACAACACGGTGAGACCAATCCAAGAAAATCAGTATCAATCGTAAGCGCGGTGAGCCGGGCAACCTCTGAAATAGCCAGGGATGTAAAGGCAGCAGCAATTCTCACTCCTACTCAAAGCGGCAGTACCGCCCGTATGATCAGCTCAAACCGGCCAACGCAACCGATCATCGCCCTGAGCCCGAATCCCCACGTAGTTCGCTGTCTTAGTCTTGTGTGGGGAGTATATCCTGTTCTTTCCGATAGCTATTCCAGTATGGAAGAAATGATTGAACAAGCAAAAGGGAAGGCATTACAATCTAAACTGGTAAGATACGGAGATATTGTTGTTACTACGGCAGGAGTTCCCATAGGTGTCGCTGGCAACACGAACCTGATTAAGGTGGAATCCCTGGAACAGGTTAAACCTGCTTAGATATCGAACGGTAAACCGGTGATTACCCGTTGCCCCCATCATTTCATGCTCCATATCTACTTTATATATTTCTCCAGACCCGCAATATCCTTACTGTTACCAACTACAACCAGAATATCCTTTTCCTCTAATATATAATCAGGGACTGGAAGTTTCTTGATCTCTTTTTCAAGGGATTCGCCTTCCTTATCAGCCGGTATGTGTATTTTTTTCATGATCATTATTACTTGAATGCCATAGTTGAATTTTATGTCAAGTTCTCTCAGTGATTTTCCGATAAAATCACCCTTTACCTCTATCTCAGCCAGATTATAGTCTGCGCCTAAATCAATGTAATCTAATACTCCAGGCGCAAATATACTATTGGCAACACGCAGGCCCATGTCTTCTTCCGGAAAGATCACCCTCGTAGCGCCAACCTCCTTCAGAATTTGTGCCTGCAGCCTTCTGCTCACCCTTGCAATGATTTCCTTAATCTTAAGATTTTTTAAGATCGCCGTCGTCATTATATTAGCCTCAATATCTTCTCCAATACCGACAACAGCGACATCCACATTACCAGCGCCGCTTTCCCGTAATGCCTCTTCATCGGTGCTGTCAAGTTGCACCGCCTGGGTGACAATGTCCCTGATCTTTTCCACTAAAACGGGATTTTTATCTATTGCAATAACCTGTGCGCCCTTACCCGCCAGCACTTCCGCAACCCTGAAACCAAATCTCCCTAAACCAATGACTGCAAACTGTCTCATAGTGAATATCCTTTACATTCCTGAACAGTACATTATTATTACCATTATTCCTTGTGTAAAAACAATGGTTATAGCAAACATCATACCGTTTCCTGACCACGAGTTACTCTTTCTCCAATACATAAGGCTATCCATACATATCAGCCGACAATTAATCTTTCTTCAGGATAATGGATTTTTCTTCCGGCAATCTCTTTACCGAAAACTAATGCCAGATTTAATGGTCCGATTCTGCCTACAAACATTAATATCATTATCAAATACTTTCCCGTGACGGTTAAATCAGCGCTTAAGCCAGTGCTGAGACCAACAGTACCAAAAGCAGAAAATGCCTCAAAAATAATGGCATGAAACGATGCCCTCTCCGTATATAATAAGATCAGGCAAAACGTTGCTATGGTAACGAAAGCCAATGTGGCAATCGAAAAAGATTTTTGTACAACACGCCTGTGAATGGTACGTTCAAAAAGTTCCACCTCTTCCCTGCCGCGAAACGTATTATAAACTACCGCAATGATGATAAAAAAAGTACTGGTCTTAATTCCTCCCGCTGTAGAGCCTGATGAACCACCTATAAACATGAAGAAGATAAAGAACAAGGTCGTAGATGGTGTGAGGCTGCAGATATCAACAGTCGCAAATCCGGCAGTTCTGGTTGTTATTGATTGAAAAAAAGAAACACATACCCTGTTACTGACAGAGAATTGATCTAATGCATTTTTACACTCAAACACATAGAAAAGAATTGCTCCTACTATAATTAAAAGCCCAGTCATCGTCAATACTATCCTGGTATGTAAATGTATCTTCTTATCCCTTCCGGGGAAAAAAGAAAAATAATTGAAAAGGTTGGATAGTACAATAAATCCCAGTCCGCCGCATACGATAAGTGTTCCAATCGTAAGGTTAACGACCGCATCACCTTGATAGTTTATCAGGCTGTTACTGAAGAGCGAGAACCCCGCATTGCAATATGCGCTGATTGAATGAAAAACGGAAGAGAATATATAGTCATCAAAAGGTTCTTCAGACCAATGGACTGCCAGCACGGCAGCGCCAATAGCCTCAATAACGAATGTTGACACGATGATAAAGAGAACGGTCTTGATTACTTCACCGCTTTCCGTATCAAGCACGCCCTTCATGGTTGCCTGTTGAGAAAGGAGAAATCTTTTGCCGAGTGCAATACTGAGAAAGGCATACGAAGTCATTATGCCCAATCCTCCAAGCTGTATAAGGACAAGGATGACGACATGACCAAACCGTGAAAAATAAACGGGTGTATCCTGGACTATCAGGCCGGTAACACAAAGGGCTGATGTTGAGGTAAA containing:
- the pyk gene encoding pyruvate kinase; this translates as MRKTKIVCTIGPAVDSESALEALINAGMNVARLNFSHGTHEYHAKIIQSLRTVSERKNVHIAILQDLAGPKIRVGKFTCESVTLEAGDTFVLTTEKVPGNRERVSVSYAKLTEEVETDDQILLADGSIELTVVKISGKNVICKVLVGGELSSHKGVNIPGSSLSVKSLTEKDGKDLAFGLEKGVDIVALSFVRRKEDILQVRERIEKANRRIPLVAKIEKHEALENIDEIIDLVDGIMVARGDLAVETALERVPLVQKMIIQKCNLAGKPVITATQMLKSMVENPRPTRAEANDVANAVLDGTDAVMLSEETATGKYPVQSVHTMAKIIEATESGEITRRQHGETNPRKSVSIVSAVSRATSEIARDVKAAAILTPTQSGSTARMISSNRPTQPIIALSPNPHVVRCLSLVWGVYPVLSDSYSSMEEMIEQAKGKALQSKLVRYGDIVVTTAGVPIGVAGNTNLIKVESLEQVKPA
- a CDS encoding TrkA family potassium uptake protein produces the protein MRQFAVIGLGRFGFRVAEVLAGKGAQVIAIDKNPVLVEKIRDIVTQAVQLDSTDEEALRESGAGNVDVAVVGIGEDIEANIMTTAILKNLKIKEIIARVSRRLQAQILKEVGATRVIFPEEDMGLRVANSIFAPGVLDYIDLGADYNLAEIEVKGDFIGKSLRELDIKFNYGIQVIMIMKKIHIPADKEGESLEKEIKKLPVPDYILEEKDILVVVGNSKDIAGLEKYIK
- a CDS encoding TrkH family potassium uptake protein, with the protein product MLPVATVDGKGASFVDAFFTSTSALCVTGLIVQDTPVYFSRFGHVVILVLIQLGGLGIMTSYAFLSIALGKRFLLSQQATMKGVLDTESGEVIKTVLFIIVSTFVIEAIGAAVLAVHWSEEPFDDYIFSSVFHSISAYCNAGFSLFSNSLINYQGDAVVNLTIGTLIVCGGLGFIVLSNLFNYFSFFPGRDKKIHLHTRIVLTMTGLLIIVGAILFYVFECKNALDQFSVSNRVCVSFFQSITTRTAGFATVDICSLTPSTTLFFIFFMFIGGSSGSTAGGIKTSTFFIIIAVVYNTFRGREEVELFERTIHRRVVQKSFSIATLAFVTIATFCLILLYTERASFHAIIFEAFSAFGTVGLSTGLSADLTVTGKYLIMILMFVGRIGPLNLALVFGKEIAGRKIHYPEERLIVG